The following DNA comes from Helicobacter sp. 11S03491-1.
GGAATCGCCAGGGTTGATATTGGTCAAAAATCAAAAAAAGTTCTTTGTGCAACCTACCCTGTTTTAAACTGGATTAGTGAAAATTTGGGTTCTTATGCCGTATTTGCCAATTCTCTCAACCCGGATGCCAAAATCTCTGAAAGCGAAAACGAGTGCGTATATGGGATTGATGAGAGTTTTATATACAAAGCACTTGATTTATACACGCCTTTTTTGATTGAATCTATCCAAAATAAAACAAGTCATAAAAATATTCAAATTATCTTAGAACTTAAAAAAGCGATGGAAGAAAATCGACTTAAAGATAATAACGGAGAGTTTTTGTTTCGATTTGTCGTCATTTATAAAGATACAAAATGTGAAAGTGTAGAAAGTGCATATATGAAACTTCTTGGACTCTCTTTAGGCAAAGCCAAACTCAGAAGTCTTATTTTAGATGGTATTTTTGCTCTTTTGCAAAATGTTGCTTGGAGTGGCAATAAACCTTATGAATTAGAATGGTTACGAGAAAATGAAATTATTCTGAAAATGAGGAATATATACCCTAAAATTGACTTTGTAGATAAATTTCCTCGATATTTAATGCAGATTATCCCTCAATATGACAATATTAGATTGTTAGATACAGCTAAAACCAGATTTGGAGCCTATTTAGGAACAGGGGGCTATACACAAATGCCCGGAGCAAGTTATGTGAATTTTAATGCAGGCGCTGAAGGTGTTTGTATGAATGAAGGAAGAATTTCTTCTTCTGTTATTATTGGAGAAGGGACAGATATTGGAGGGGGCGCAAGTATTCTTGGTGTTCTTAGTGGAGGAAATTCCAGTCCAATTAGTATTGGCAAAAATTGCCTTTTGGGTGTCAATAGCTCCACAGGAATTAGTTTGGGAGATGGTTGTATTGTTGATGGAGGGATTGCAATATTAGCAGGAACTATTTTTGAAATTCAAGAAACTGAGGCTAAAAAAATCTCAGATATTAATAAAGATTTCACCATCAATCAAACCAACCTTTATAAAGGTAAGGAACTTTCAGGAAAGCATGGTATTCATTTCAGACAAGATAGCATAACAGGCAAAATGATTGCCTTTAGAAGTAATAGAAAAATCGAATTGAATGACATGCTTCATTAATTGGCATAGTTTTTGCTTTTTAAATCCAAATCGTGAATGAGGAGTTTCGAATATGCAAAGGGTTAGAAATGGTATTTTTGTCATATTATTGATAATTGCAGGTATGTATGCTGCAGACAACGAAGAAAATTCCACTCCTTTGGAAACTAATCAAAATCAACCATCTTCCAATAATGAAATTCAAACTCCCCAACCCACTCAAGAATCTCAAACACTAAAGAATTCACAATCAAATCAATCATCCACCCAACAAGCACAAAATGCGCCTATTTTAGCCCCGAATCCCAAGCCCGATACTCCAAGAACCACAAAACCTATCCCCCTAAGTGATCATCTAGCGCCTCCGGAGATGGTTCAAAGCACATTAGAATCAGCAATTGTTGCAGCAAAATCAGGTGATTACAAAACTGCCTTTAAGCTCTTTTCTCAATCTTGTGATGAGGGCAACCCTGCAGGTTGTTTTGGCGTAGGCACTATGTATGCTAATGGTATAGGTGTTCAAAACGATATTCAAAAAGCTACTCGATATTATCAAATGGGTTGTAGCGGCGGTGATGCGACAGCTTGTGCAAATTTAGCCATGATTTATGATTATCAAAAAAATGCAGATGCAAATGACAAGCAAAAAGCTGCTCAACTTTATATGACAGGTTGCCAAGGCGGAGATGTGTTAGCATGCAATAATCTGGCTTGGATGTATGCTAATGGTGAGGGAGTGCAAAAAGATTATTTCAAAGCAATACAATATTATAAATTTGCTTGTGAAGCCGGGAGTGATTTGGGTTGTTATAATTTAGGGTTGATGACAAATACCAATAATATTTATGGTGTAGATAAAGCCAAACTTGGTCTTGTTGATTTGAATTATCTGGCTTGTAAAGCAGGGGATATTACAGGTTGTGCTAATCTTGGTTGGATGTATGCTAATGGAACATCAGGAGCGCCTGTAAGTTATTTTTACGCAGCAAAGTATTTTCAAATCGCTTGCGATGGAGGTATCCTAAGTAGTTGCAACAATTTAGGCGTATTATATCAAAAAGGATTAGGAGTTCCTCAAGATTCTCAAAGAGCCTTGGATTTATTTGCCTTTGTTTGTGATAATGGCGCGCAATCAGGTTGTGATAATTATAGGATTTTCAAACAACAACTCTTGCATCCCAAATCATCCAATCATGGCAGTTTCTTTTTGCCAAAAGATTCTGATTCAACCATCAGAAGAAGGTGATAAGATTTTTTGCAATAATGGAATATAGAATTTTATTTGGTTATGAAGGTTTTTTCTCTTTAGGTAATAATCAGGACAAAACTTTTCAACAAAATTCCAGAATGCTTTTGAGTGGTTTTTATGTTGGATATGTGAGAGTTCGTGGATAATTACATAGTCAATTAAATCTTTTTGGGCAAAAATAAGCAAGATAGAGAAACTAAGGTTATTTTGATAAGAACAACTTCCCAGCCTTGTTTTATTACATCTTATTGAAATTTTGCCATATGAAAGCCCCATTTTTTCAGAAAAAATAGCAGTTTTTGTTTGGATATAATCGTTTAAATGATTTTTTAAATAATTTAAGTTTATATATTTTTCTAATTTTTTCCACTCCCCAAAAAACAAAATTTCATCTGAGTGACTTGCCAGAAATTGTTGTATTTGAAAATTATTGAGAGCTATTTTATCAAGATTTTTTCGTATCCATTGGTGATGAGTTTGAAGTAACTGCATTGATTGGGCTTGAGAATAATAATGAGGAACATTAAGGATTATTTCACCTTTTTGTTTAATCACAATCCGAATATTTTTAGAATTGGTTTTTTTGATTCTGACACAATCTTTTGTATTTAAAAATTCCATAAGCCTTACTCTTTTTTGCTAAAATTTTAAGAATATTACCAAAAAAGGATCAAAATGAAAATTTTATTGATGGAGGATGTAAAAGGATTGGGAAAAACAGGGGAGATTCACGAAGTCAAAGATGGCTATGGACAGAATTTCTTAATTGCTAAAGGCAAGGCTAAACACGCAAGCAATGAAGTCATCAATAAATACAAAGCCCAACAAAAAAAGCAAGAAGAAATAGCGGCCTTAGAAATGACTGAAAGAAAACAGCTTGTTAAAAATTTAGAAAATATTACTTTGGAGATGATTAGAAAAGTTGGAGCAAATGGATCTTTATTTGGATCTATCACAAAAGAAGAAATTACACAAGCACTCCAAAATGCCCATCATATTTCTATAGATAAAAAAGATATTGAGTTGAAAACACCTATTAAAAGCACCGGAATTTATGAAATAGAGATTAAGCTTGGTTATGGAATTTCAGCAATACTCAAAATTGATGTTATAGCACAATAAAGAAATCATAAGGAAAAAATATGTTTGAAGCCACGACAATTC
Coding sequences within:
- a CDS encoding 2,3,4,5-tetrahydropyridine-2,6-carboxylate N-succinyltransferase; amino-acid sequence: MIERFKNFVDNYQKSSAYKSPLGFGIARVDIGQKSKKVLCATYPVLNWISENLGSYAVFANSLNPDAKISESENECVYGIDESFIYKALDLYTPFLIESIQNKTSHKNIQIILELKKAMEENRLKDNNGEFLFRFVVIYKDTKCESVESAYMKLLGLSLGKAKLRSLILDGIFALLQNVAWSGNKPYELEWLRENEIILKMRNIYPKIDFVDKFPRYLMQIIPQYDNIRLLDTAKTRFGAYLGTGGYTQMPGASYVNFNAGAEGVCMNEGRISSSVIIGEGTDIGGGASILGVLSGGNSSPISIGKNCLLGVNSSTGISLGDGCIVDGGIAILAGTIFEIQETEAKKISDINKDFTINQTNLYKGKELSGKHGIHFRQDSITGKMIAFRSNRKIELNDMLH
- a CDS encoding tetratricopeptide repeat protein; this encodes MYAADNEENSTPLETNQNQPSSNNEIQTPQPTQESQTLKNSQSNQSSTQQAQNAPILAPNPKPDTPRTTKPIPLSDHLAPPEMVQSTLESAIVAAKSGDYKTAFKLFSQSCDEGNPAGCFGVGTMYANGIGVQNDIQKATRYYQMGCSGGDATACANLAMIYDYQKNADANDKQKAAQLYMTGCQGGDVLACNNLAWMYANGEGVQKDYFKAIQYYKFACEAGSDLGCYNLGLMTNTNNIYGVDKAKLGLVDLNYLACKAGDITGCANLGWMYANGTSGAPVSYFYAAKYFQIACDGGILSSCNNLGVLYQKGLGVPQDSQRALDLFAFVCDNGAQSGCDNYRIFKQQLLHPKSSNHGSFFLPKDSDSTIRRR
- a CDS encoding SprT family zinc-dependent metalloprotease codes for the protein MEFLNTKDCVRIKKTNSKNIRIVIKQKGEIILNVPHYYSQAQSMQLLQTHHQWIRKNLDKIALNNFQIQQFLASHSDEILFFGEWKKLEKYINLNYLKNHLNDYIQTKTAIFSEKMGLSYGKISIRCNKTRLGSCSYQNNLSFSILLIFAQKDLIDYVIIHELSHIQHKNHSKAFWNFVEKFCPDYYLKRKNLHNQIKFYIPLLQKILSPSSDG
- the rplI gene encoding 50S ribosomal protein L9, giving the protein MKILLMEDVKGLGKTGEIHEVKDGYGQNFLIAKGKAKHASNEVINKYKAQQKKQEEIAALEMTERKQLVKNLENITLEMIRKVGANGSLFGSITKEEITQALQNAHHISIDKKDIELKTPIKSTGIYEIEIKLGYGISAILKIDVIAQ